The DNA window ttttattttttatttggattcgatgagaaattttcatttaattccAAAAAATTCGATTCAAATTATtgggccgaattgctaacttgGTTCTCACTCTAGAGAAATCCATCTTCCCATTATTTTGTGgtccatattttattttcccgcaatttaaaaaaaaatcaagaccaCTCGTCTTCTCCTACGGCCTACGCTTATTTCTTCCGGTCTGTTAGTCAAGTTCAGGCGTTGCCTGGAAAATGGAGTGCTGCTGTTGTGCCACACTATCaacgtcttcttcttcaaccattcTCAACCGTCAGGTAATCTCAAATATACTTATACCATTTTACGCCTCAAATGTCTTTAATTTTGAGCTGCCATCGTAGTTCTTATCTGCAATTGAAACAGAGATTACTGTATAAAATACAGGTTCTTTGATCCATTTATTCACTAATGCCACTTGTTGGTGAATAGTTTATGATTTTCGATGTTGAGAAGTCAAAGGTTTCGTTTTATGTTCTTGTGGTGGGTCGAATTATCCAATTGCGTTTGTTTAATAGGCGGGGATTGTTTTGCAGAGTCTGATTATGCCCTTTGTAAGatacaaagaaggaaaaaaaggtcaCTGTGAGGAAAATTTATCCTAAGTTGTGTGAAAAAGGCATTCCCATATACATTTGAAAACGCCTACTCATTAATTACGTCATTGTCCTGTAATAATTTATGAGAGGTGCGCCCATCAGTCATGTTGGCCGAATTTCTTTCAGTGAAGGTTAGGTTCTCGAGAAATGACATGTAAACAGGGTGTAGTAGAAACCAGTTCAATTACGTTATCTGATGATTGTAGATAACAACATGATTACTTTGTTCTTCAGTAATGGCTCTCAACTCTCGTCTTTTGAGTGCTCTGCAAATGCTGAATGATTGTATATGGCTTGATGATTATTGACCCGCCCTTGTTAGAGTCCTTAACatggaaaaacaaataaagtcACAACTCATTTGTGAGTCTCTTTAAGTAATTGTTGAGCTGGCAAACTTTCTGGAACCTTtctgtatttttatttattttaattcgGGTGGTCAATAAGATAGTGGGTTAACATTTAGCGCCGAGGATTGGTCCGAAGCCAGTGAGTCCACTGCATGGTTTCAAGAACTTTTGCTACTGATTACCTTTACTGTGCAAAACAGTTCGGGGAACTTCACTGTCGTTGACCTGGACTTCATAGTCattgttgtgttgttgttgtgttgGATTACTGAATCAATTGGTATTGCAGGGTCTTTCTTCATCACCTGTTGGTAGGAGGTATTCTAAGAACAATTTACATCAGGGGCTGCTGTCTTCCTCGCATTCTAAACACTTTCTTCAACTGAATGGCAGAGTGCAGCCATTTTACAGGCAAACTACACCTTTATCTCTGAAAACACATAGAGGGTCCATAGTCGCAGAAGCTGGAAGACAAGGTTGGGACTTTGGTAGATTTTTGCAGACAATATACTTTTTCAATGGGCCTCCATCTCCTGCTAAGGTTGATTACTATGTCTTATAGTTTAGTTTTTACTTAATATTTAATTACTTGTTTCCATTGTTTAGGTTGCTGATGCTTTCGTTAACCTCTTATGGTGAAGTTCTTTGAATTTCTGATTGAGAAACTATCAAGCACAACAGCCAGTGAACCACTGAAGCCAATGGGGACTTCTGATGTCATCCTGGTAGCTGGAGCCACCGGAGGTGTTGGGAGGAGAGTAGTTGATATCATAAGCAAGAAAGGGTTGCCAGTCCGAGTATTGGTATTATTTTCTTACCTTCTGATATTTGGTGGCTCTATGGATCATAGCTCATGACTTGTTTTGGGACAAAAATGTAGGGACGAGTTaggagggaatgggaaaagggGAGAGTATCAGTTTATCAACTTTTTGATAGAGCAACTGATTTCCACTTCTCTGAAGTTTTTTATTCTCAACTGAAAACCTTTCAGGTCAGAAATGAAGAGAAAGCAAGAAGGATGCTAGGTCAGGATGTCGACTTGGTGAGCCATCTACCAATCTTTGAGACTGATCTTTCTCTATAATATTGCTTTTATGTTTGATAGGTTAATGGTTTCTCCAACTATTTATTTAAAGTTTTGAGTTGTAGCTCTTATCAATGATGTCAATTATCAGACTACGTGTGTTTaatagtacatttttttttttggatgaataaataaattcattaacaagatgaagaagaatatacaagggggaaaaATGAGGAAGGGAGAAGGCTAAGCCAACAAAGGGGCTACCAACAAGGCAAAAAAGGATGCCCAACTACAACAAGGGCAAAAAGATGATACATCATTGGGGAGGGGAGATAATAGTGGTAGGAAGACCCCAGGGAACAACAATAAGCCTATTTCTTGGGGTGTCCGATGCAACCAATTTTGGAGCTAACATCGAAGTAGATGGATTTTTAAATCGTATCAAAGGGAgtgagagttggaagtccatttaCGAAGATTACGCTCTATCCAGATATAATTGATAATAGCATAAAAGACAAGCTTCCCAGCTGTATCACAGATAGAAGATCCACCGAAGGTCAGGTCAATCTCGATCCATTCTCTACTCAGGGGGAGCATACGCCTGCTGGCAGACCAACAGAAGGTAATGACTCTCTTCCAGATAGTAAAGGAGAAGGGGTAGGAAAAGAagggatggtcaacatcttcaatgccattCCAACAAAGATAGTAGGAATGTGGGACTTGGATGTGACAGTAGACGAGGAATGACTGCGTAGAAGGCACTTGAAGAGAGCTTGCTATGCTGTGAAGCTATGGCGAGGgatatgacctttgaaccaaataATATTGTGCCATGGGATTAGGGGGCCCTTTGAACGAATGAAATTCTAAGCAGAGGTTGAAGAGAGTAGTCCCAAAGGAGACGGTGACCAGATAATCTTATCTTACCTTCCTCGATGCGCAAGGGGGATAGGCGAGAGGGAGGACCATAGGTCGGAATGAGGGGGAGATCAGATTCCCAGGGAGATGATGGAGGCGACAGAGGCTGATCTGCTCAAGTTGGAAGAGTACATAATCCTAGGAGAGATTAGGGGGAGAAGGATAACTGATGGGTGCTAGGGGTCTAACCAGAAGGAGGTGGAGGCTCCATCCCCAATTGAGTAGGAAGTCGCTCCAATCGCGATGGATCTGGAGGAGAGGATGTTGCTCTAGATCTAAGAGGGGTTAGAAGGGAGGGAACAAGTCCACTGAGATTCATTCTTGAGGAGatgatagtagacccaaaaaaCCCAAATATTGCTGTCTTCGGAGTTCGGAGACTATTTTCCAGATAAGCTTGAGAATGCCCACAGAGTTGACATCCTTGATTCTCCTAAGGCCCAAACCTCCTTCAGCTTTTGGGCGACACACTTTGTCCCAGGAGAGAGGATGGATGAATTTGGTAGTGTCTGTGCCTTTCCAGAGAAAGGAACATAGTAGGTGCTCAATGGATTTGGAGGTAGATGGAAGGGGAAAGATGCCCGACCAGCAGAGATACAATGGTTAGAGGACTACCTGATAAAGATAAGACAACTAGCATAAGAAAGAAGCTTGCACTTCCAGATCTGGAGCTTCTTCCTCAGAAGGTTAAGAATAGGGGGATCGTGGAGGGCGGGGAGTCTAGAAGAAATAAAGGGGAGGCCAAGATATTTGACGAGGAGGGAGCCCAGGGAGAATCCATTGATGTGAAGGAGATTCACCTAACAAAAATCAGAGACtctgaaaagaaagagattgGATTTGAGAACGTTAATGCGGAGACCTGAGAGGTGCTCAAAGAGGTGGAGGGAAGGCATAATGGAAGTGATTGATGAGGGAtcaactttggagaagatcataagatcatttGCAAAGGCAAGGTGAGTGATCATCATGGTTTTGCATTTGGGAGTTGGAGAAATAGGATGAAGGCCGGTTGAGGATTGGATGGAGCGGGGAGGAGCTTGAGGCCAAGGGAGAATAGGAAAGGGGAGAGAGGACAACCTTGTCTGATACTAACAGAGACAACCTTATCTGATACTAACAGAGGGGGGGAAGTATCCAACAAGACTGCCTTTGATTAGAACAGAGGGGGAGGATATGCAAGAGTAGATCCAATAGACAGAAGAGGGGTGGAAAGGACATCTAAAGCAGGATTCTGAAAATGAAATCCTAGGAGATAGAGTCATAGGCTTTATGGATGTTAATTTTAAGGAAGGCAGAGGAGGTATGAGATTTCTTATCAAACCCATGGATAATCTCCTAACATAGAATGGTGTTACAATGCTTTTGCTGGCTATAAAGGTAATTGATTAGGATTGACGAGGGAATCAATCACCTTCTAAATCCTATTAGCAacgattttggcaatgaatttgtaaaaAAGGTTACAAAGGGAAATGGACCTAAAGTCAGTCATGGAGTCAGCTCCCTCTTTCATTGGGATAAAAGAGAGGAATGTCTGATTAATCATTTTGATCTGATTGGGGTTGAGGAGGAAACTCCTGATAGCAATAATGAGGTCAGCTTTGATAATATTCCAGCAGGAAGAGAAAAATATCATGCTAAATCCATTCAGACCAGGGGCTTTGTTAGTTTTTTGGGAGAGGATAGAAGACAAGATTTCATCATCGGAAGGGATAGCCTACaaggaggggaggaggggaggaggtGGGAGGGGACGAATTTTTTGACATGGTAGGGATGGGAGGGTTAGAGTGGGGAGGAGGGCGAAAAAGCTCAAAAAAGAAAGAGGCGGCTTcagatttgatttcttcaagATTAAGAAGGGTGGAACCATTTCGGGCAGTGAGCTTGGAGATGGAATTAGCATTAGTTCTAACTTTGAGGGATATTTGGAAATAAAAGGAGTTGGAGTCTCCTACCTCAAGCCATTTGATCTTGGATTTTTGTCTGAGGGAGCTTTCCTCTtgggaaagaagagaggaggtgGATTTCTCTTCCTTAGCAAGGGAGACATTGAAGAGATCTCTCTGAAGTCTAGATTGGATGAGATCGGGCTTAGCCCTGCAGGAGGAGATTCGAGAGGATATGCTGCCAAAGGAAGTGGTGTTCCAAGACTTTAGAGTGGATTTGACATTCTTAAGCTTCCTGCCAAAGGCAATAAGAGGAGAGGAGGCTTGAATGGGATGGTCCAAACCTCACAGATGATGGGAGTGAAGTCCTGGTGGAgaaccacatgtcaaagaatttgaaaggcttGTGGGCGAAGGAGATGGGAGGGTGAACGAGGAGTGAGATGGGAGGGGTGGTCAGAGATTTCAAGGAGATCAACGGTAGCAtaagaagagggaaaggaaTCCAGCCAAGCCTCATTAATAGGGACTCTATCCAATTTACAAGCAATTCTGGTCGTACCACTTCTGCGATTCTGCCAAGTGAACTTACCTCCATACCACTTCAAGTCATGCATGGCTATATCATCGATAAAGTCCTTGAAGGAATCAATAGAGGAAAGGTCAATGGGGCTGCCACTAACCTTTTCATAACTAGATCTGACTACATTGAAATCCCCTCCCATACCCAAGGGAAGGGACCCAATGGAGTGGGCAATAGTATGAACCTCATTCTAAAGTGGTAGTCTATCTCGGGCATGATTAAGAGTATACAAagcaatgaaaaaacaaaagggggAAGGAGCTGGAGGGGGAGGAGATGGACAGGTGCATGGTTTGAGAGAGGAGGAGATGACAGTAAGGTTAATCAAAAGGGGGGTTCCATAGAATTTAAATTCGACCACTCAAGAAGGTGGAGTAGTTGGATAGGAAGGACCAGGAGGGAGCAATGGAAGAGGCGATCTTGGTGGCATTGGATTCAAGAACTTGGGTCTCAAGGAGGTAACAAAGGGAAGATTTGGAGGATTCAATGTGGGATCGAACAAAAGTATGCTTTGCCGAGGAGTGTAGACCTTGAACATTCCATATGGTCTAGGGGATTATTTTGGGGGAGGGAGAGACGTCGATTGCTCGAAGGATCCGGGGGTGGGTTTGAAGGTGCCCGAAGCAGATTTGGATTTCTGCCTTCATTGGTATTCCTTGAGGGGCAAAGGCTGGGGGGCTTTGGTGACTTTAGATTGAGGGAGAGATCCCAAATCCTTAAGGAGAGAGGAGGATCTAGTGGACCAGCTTCTTCGTAGTGATGGTGGGCAGAAATGGGGGATGGAGGCTTGgtgggggttcctaggtgagaTCCATATTAGTTTGCACCTTCTAAAGATGTCTCCATGATGAGTGTGAGCTTGAGGTAGTGATCTGAGGATCATTCGCTGTGAGGAGGTAAGTGTTTTCCATGACAGGCTCAAGATGGGCCCGAGCAAACCTAAGAGTTGGAGAAGCACCTTCCAAGGTGTGGCGGATAGGCAGAGAGCCGAATGAGCTGATGAGAGGCTGACACAGAAGTTGATTGCCGAGAGAGGGGCTTGAACAAGGCAGGAGACATGGTTATTCGACAGTTGCTTAGGATGGGCTTGAACAGACCAGAGAATCGTAGAGGAGCCTTCCAAGGCTATATTGGTAGGCAAGCGATAAGAGGCATAAGTGGCAGAGGGAGTGCCAGTTGGGAAGGGTGCCTTTGGTGGAGGCAGCAGGGTCAGGAAAGGAGTACAATATCAATGAGTCCTCAAGCAGGGCCTTAGGGGACCAGAGAGAAGCCTAGGAACCTTCCAAGGTTGTGAGGAGGGACTGAGATGCATGGGTAGAGACAGAAGTTGAAGATGGCAGGTGCAGACAGCAGTAGGGCGAGAGGATGAAGATTGTCGTAGCAAGACATGGTGGGCAGAAGCGCAGGCGCAGGCGCAGGCAACAGGGAGGTAGAAGGCGTGGCAGGCAAGTGACCAGGAGTGGATAGGGGAAGGCGTAGGTGACTATTAGCAGGGAGGTGATGGGGGATGTGATGCAGtaccaacaagggtttacacaaggagaactaAGACTAaggtcgacccagatctggtccaagtcagcccacaaTTTGGGCTGCAGATAAGGtcactaattagttatttagtttctattttgaagtcctaaattagtttctaatttcaagtcattgttagtttctaatttctatcaagactaagtttctattttcattagattctaatttccagtttttagtaacttcttgtaatcagtttttagtaacttagATTTAGTAACTTtgagttactattatttgtaaaccctccccatcattataaataaagtagatggttcttttaatgagccatgattttgacaaaatatatGGATGCTGCTACTActttctctgcaagagaacttctgtgtgtctgatcacagtgatgggttggtgttcgatccaatGACTCTTTTCTGTGTGAAGTCCAAGAGGCCCTTTTGTTCTACTATTCTTCTCAATTAATTTCAGTCCTACTTTCAAGGATTAAGGTTGTTGCAACCAGGTAagtgttttctttgttttttgccTAGAAATTCTGCAAATAGAGCATTCGGCCCCAACTGTTGGGATCAGTCTAGCCAGTGGTTTGCTCCAATCTTTTGGCCAATTGTTCCCCTTTGTTTAACTAAGGATCGACCCACATTCTAGCTAATGCTATTCAGCCAATAgtgagatattcaaaatctcaagatttttgtcttttagtgaacTGAAGTTTCCACTTTCTGGATTCTGGTTCTGCTAATCTGAATAGCAATCTTTGGACGGCTGAATTAAGTTTTCTGAATATTGAAAACTGTTAGTGCTTCAACAGTTTCTGATTTAATTCTAAAACTTCCACTGGGTTAGTTTATTCATAGTGTTACTGTCCTGACACATCGATACTATTTCTGTGATATGGTGTGACTGATTGTGACCTATTTTCTGTCCTAATTCTGTTGTTAATTGATTCTTCTTACTGGTATAATTTCTGCTAGTCGATATTCCAGAATTCTGTGTTTGTTCTTTCTGGTTTTCAAATTCTGTTTATTGGTTAAATTCTGGATTATTGCTACTgtctccttttgggtgaattttggttgttctctggtttataaaatcctgcagtcttgggtctggtttggttggcAAATCCATTCTTACATTAGGAGGATCATCAAAATAGCGGTGGATGAGGGAGACGAGTAGTGTGGGCTAGGAAGGAGGCCTGACAGTTAAGAGGGTGTTAGGTTAAGGTGGGTAGATAGATGGTTGGTGGCTGGGTTAAGCTAGTGTTAAAGAGGGTGGGTTCTAAATGAGAGACAGTTCATATGAGCATGGGTGGGCTTGTGACatccaagaatacggcaagtaccaaaccgg is part of the Macadamia integrifolia cultivar HAES 741 chromosome 9, SCU_Mint_v3, whole genome shotgun sequence genome and encodes:
- the LOC122088818 gene encoding uncharacterized protein LOC122088818 isoform X1 gives rise to the protein MECCCCATLSTSSSSTILNRQGLSSSPVGRRYSKNNLHQGLLSSSHSKHFLQLNGRVQPFYRQTTPLSLKTHRGSIVAEAGRQGWDFGRFLQTIYFFNGPPSPAKFFEFLIEKLSSTTASEPLKPMGTSDVILVAGATGGVGRRVVDIISKKGLPVRVLVRNEEKARRMLGQDVDLVSHLPIFETDLSL
- the LOC122088818 gene encoding uncharacterized protein LOC122088818 isoform X2, producing MECCCCATLSTSSSSTILNRQGLSSSPVGRRVQPFYRQTTPLSLKTHRGSIVAEAGRQGWDFGRFLQTIYFFNGPPSPAKFFEFLIEKLSSTTASEPLKPMGTSDVILVAGATGGVGRRVVDIISKKGLPVRVLVRNEEKARRMLGQDVDLVSHLPIFETDLSL